In one Solanum lycopersicum chromosome 11, SLM_r2.1 genomic region, the following are encoded:
- the LOC101250789 gene encoding uncharacterized protein — protein sequence MKILLQTTYREKRTQTEPDIREEVLKDITTLSTKVDRMGKELQNLKANSQQHDYKYAELRQHAELCRSEDAKIPELEGDVGKLLITLNINIANVAGTSTAAMEKTTPKNTNLNSLFTKPFIPKAQIVETPTPQTSTYAASLHKEKKIYNHISQTYIENLYKIQTFLNLKPKSTTTTEKTQVYLTKKLQGYNKLIAQPKTNPNLVKTCYSYGLLNTVYTYDGTEISGIPEIHKDFLIYKRITKGNLIFIKFYTAPAEILYDEIKPMIQIIKIGLTREMIIPEDIGQQPEIPKVEIPSFYANKRIIGLSTIIQELVNNYLQGNAIWSYYSRDHLMIYTNSREIRQTDMEEVQKWILSLLKPEATPTTRAIKQGFISEELMTGYCKLIGHKYPDHICSKCNQGDDIIPDVQLE from the coding sequence atGAAAATCTTGTTGCAGACTACCTATCGAGAAAAAAGAACTCAAACTGAACCAGATATAAGAGAAGAAGTACTCAAAGAcattactacactttctacgaAGGTGGACCGTATGggaaaagagttacaaaatctaaaagctaatagtcagcagcatgactataaatatgCGGAGCTACGCCAACATGCAGAGTTATGTCGTTCGGAAGACGCAAAAATTCCAGAACTAGAAGGAGATGTTGGGAAACTCCTTATAACCCTTAACATTAACATTGCTAATGTTGCAGGTACAAGTACAGCAGCTATGGAAAAAACTACACCAAAAAATACAAACCTAAACAGCTTATTTACAAAACCATTTATTCCAAAGGCACAGATAGTAGAAACCCCAACACCACAAACATCTACATATGCAGCCAGCCTAcacaaggaaaagaaaatatataaccaTATATCCCAAACTTATATTGAAAACCTATACAAAATTCAGACTTTTTTAAATCTCAAACCCAAATCTACCACAACTACAGAAAAAACCCAGGTTTATTTAACCAAAAAATTACAAGGCTATAACAAGTTAATTGCACAACCTAAAACCAACCCAAACTTAGTTAAAACCTGTTACAGTTATGGATTACTTAATACTGTATATACGTATGATGGTACAGAGATAAGTGGAATCCCGGAGATCCACAAAGActttttaatatacaaaagaattacaaaaggaaatttaatttttataaaattttatacggCACCAGCTGAGATACTTTATGACGAGATAAAACCAATGATCCAGATAATAAAAATTGGATTAACACGAGAAATGATAATACCGGAAGACATAGGACAACAACCAGAGATACCAAAAGTTGAGATACCCagtttttatgcaaataaaagaataattggatTATCAACTATCATACAAGAATTAGTCAACAACTATCTACAAGGAAATGCTATATGGAGCTACTATTCAAGAGATCATTTAATGATATATACCAATTCACGAGAGATAAGACAAACAGATATGGAGGAAGTCCAGAAATggattttatccttattaaaaCCAGAAGCTACTCCAACAACTAGAGCGATAAAACAAGGATTCATCTCCGAAGAACTAATGACAGGATATTGCAAGCTAATTGGTCACAAATATCCAGACCATATATGTTCCAAGTGCAACCAAGGTGATGACATAATTCCAGACGTACAACTTGAGTAA